The DNA window aatcaatatgttttaatttcttggtAGAGGGGTAGCCTCaggtttcagattttaaatagaTTATGCGTTTTATTCAAAATTTCAAGCTAAATCAGTAAAATTGTAGTAATTTTACTTTCATACCAGTAAAATCGATAAAATGTGCTACGATAAAAAGAATGACCTGGCGATCATTGAAATCAGagacaatttaaagaaaatggtaacattttaaaattcgTACTCTAATTGACTTGTTGGAAAGCATTAAAGGAGctgcattatgtttttatttatagttaAAGATATCTGAGAATGTTTGAGATTACCGAATAACGGTATGTAGCCCGCAGTCACTAAATGGCTTTAGTCACCCGTTTCTatgcagaaaagcaaaattGCATGAAAGCCATTTTTCAATTTACTAATGACAATCTGAAtctctgattattttattgtgtaaaattcaTAAATCTGTCTGTAGAGTTTTTATGTCACTTTGCCGATGACACTGATTTATTTACCTCTGTGTTTAATGGTGAGCCTCGTAAAGACTTAGAGCTTTTGCTGCTCgattgaataataaaaaaaaaaaaacatcacttctATGCAAGTTAAATCAAATAAGAGTTCACAGTCATCTGTGGAGGAAGCACTGGGAGCAAAACCAAGAGCTCTGATGATATGATCAGTTGTTCTGAGATGGTCAGAGACATGGAGGTGACGGAGGAAGAGTTGTGGAGCAGAGTCACGAGTGGGCCTCTGTAGCCCCCCCAATAGGTCCTTTTCTGACCATGTCCAGAAAAGTAGGGGTTTAAATGCCACATTTGGGGACTGCTGCTGATGCTATGCCGCCATGAGATACTGATGGTAGAAGAGGCCAAAAAGAGAGGTGGAGAACAGGCAGGCAGCAATCCACCAGGTGAAGAAGGAGAACAGACCCCTGAAAAGTAACGGGCTAAAAACAGTCCGTAAGCCCCCAAGAGCCATTGAGAGTTGGGCCACAGATGCCCGGGCTCCGGTTTCCACCACTGTATCTGGTTTTAGAGGTGCTATTTGTTCTGTTCCGATAACAGAATCAGAGTTTATCTCATGGAGGCAAGGCAAGTCTTCTTCAGGATAGACCCACCAGGAGTGACCACCTAAtgcaagtgaagaaaaaaaaaggggaaaagaaTGGCTTGATGTTATAGAAAGCAAAGActattcaacacaaaagtaaaatactaAGGAGTGACTCACCTAAAGTTTTTAGCAGCAAAGTTGTATGTAGCAGCATCACCAGTGGTGCCACATACTGTAGTGCGATTACGCACAAGTAGTAAAAAACACGTGCAATCTAGACAAAGAAGAATGGCATTAGTGCAGATTATAAAACAGTTGCAAGACAAGACATTTCCAAACATTCATCATGTGAATCCAACATCGTCACTGGCCGACTTTTTGAATTTCTGAATGGCTGGTTCTCCGTCAGGGccaatcaaactgaaaattagACCATTTTAGTTAGCAGTGAATTCTCTAAGTTTTCTTGgtatttaaaatgatcttaaaataataactaaaaagTAAGTTAGAACAATGGCAACAACAAATAATCTGATTAGTTAGTTCCTAAAACCGTAACGtgagcaaaatttaaaaaaaaaaatagaatttgaGGACAGTAGACATTAATCAACACATCGGTAACAGACCTCAATGCAAATTAGTGGAATTTAGAATAGTAGCATATTTATATCTATAGTTATAAAGGAAAATGGCAAAACCATAATATTTGTAGATTTAAATCGAAGATATCACATAATACATGGCACAACCATTCAATTATCTACACTTTCAAAACTATTCTAAACTAAAGCTATAACTCTAGAAGACATGGCTGCTATTCAATATTTAATACTAAACAAGGTGCCAAGTTTAGAGTCTCTTAAATAGTACAATTTATGAAGAAAACAGCTGCAGCGTTGTGgtttaaaagaagcaaaaactaTGAACAAAGTAGTTACCATCTTCTGCAGGTCAACCGTACTTATCCGTCCTGCTTCCTTCTTCATCTGGTCCACACCTTTCTGTGCCAGGTTGAGGTAGGCCTGCAGGTGATGTCTCATCATGGCGAGCCGGAGCACACACATCAGTATAATAACCCATAACCGCAACGAATCATACGTCTGCTCGCTCATCCTGGCATTAATGGGAAGGTGGAAATAAAGGTGGAGaaacaggggggaaaaaaaaaaaaggcagtttttttctgctccacaAACTTAACACATCGTGAAAGCACCAATCTGGGTGGTaagcagagacacagagacagaaagaaatgacaaggggaggaaaGAGAGCCACAAACAGCTCAGAAGAAAAAGCAAGAGAGGGTGAAATTGAGGTATAAAAAGGTGAAAAGGGGGTAGTGTAACATGAAATTAAACTTAATAAGGTTTGACCTTGATGCGCATAAAGGCCTATGTCAAAGGCAGAAGAAAGTTAGATACACGACAGACTTCAAACAACAAGTAGAGGATAACATCTTAGAATTAATGATGAGAGGGGagttaaagaaaacaactttctttTTGCGGTGAAGACGATGTATATGTTGCCGTCACTTCTTCTATGAACTAAACACAGCGCTTCCTCTAACCCACTGTTGTAAACTTAAgtttactttggttttatttcttctctttaaaacacaaagggaAGAGACTTTTCCCAGTCTGCTTGTTTGACTTATAAGTAGCtgattagtaaaaaaaaatctaaattaaagtAGCTCATTTGCAGAGTGAGGAAATCATTTGTGTAATAATGCCAAACAAAGACATAGTTGAAGCTTAAAAATAGATCTTTAAACATTACTACGGTTTTATCGTTTTGCTTGATAAGCATCCATGTCCTCATGttgtagtttaataaaaaaagttttaaaaagtacaaaaagacCCAACTTAAAACACGtaatcatgacaaaaaaatgttaaactggtTTCTATGAGAACTGATGGACAAAATGATCTATCTGCAACTTGTCTTACTGTAGAATTATGACGTTCTTCTATTGCATTAGACTCTCTGCCACTAGGCTACTGCTGACACAGCATGGTGCTGATGTAGAACGGTTATGATGACAATCCATATGCTGGTTATTGTACTAACACAAAAAGCTGCTTATGgtggaaaaatgacaaaaagacagCAAGTTCACAACATCTTTTATGTGTGATGTTGCTTTTTCAACAATATATAAACAGCCaccacttttaataaattagcaTATGGTGATAGAGCTACTTGGTCTAtgtatttgtgcttttttttcagagaaataaggacattttttctacatttatcaTCATGAAccacatgattaaaaaaattgattaacTAAAGCATCttaagtttacatttaaaaataactacaaGCTTCTTCTTTATgagcaaaaacatatttttgctcaTACAAAAACTACATgagaatttcacattttccaaaatgtcaaaGCACCACACAGttaatattatatttatgaggaaaaaaatgctaGAGTATAGTATAGCATGGTGTACACAAAACTTTTACTTACAAAGGCACACTCTCTTTCCCAAGAGTGGGATTCAATAAGTAGTCCTTGGTAATGGGCTTTACCCACAGCAGGACCATGATGAGGGGGGAGAGGAAGTTGATATAAAGCAAAGTTCTGTGAAACAATAAAGAACAGAAGCAGAGGCAATTCAGTAAGCTTTACTCCAACATTTTCTAATCATTTTCACTTAAGCTAACCTGAAGTTATACATGTTTAACCCCGATGTGAAGTTAACAAGGACAGACTTTAGAAATGCAACCTTCCATGAAAGAGGTGACAATATttacatggcaaaaaaaaaaattgagggCACTGGAAATAATCCCCTCTAGTTACAGGGTTTGCCAACGTAAGCTTATGGCACTTATGGAGGGAAATGGAAGAGGAAGCCATTTTGGAAAGGCTACTATGCCAAAGTGGATTATGTGAATGCAATGTGCTTTCTGCTCAGCACCTCCTATCATGGCCAGAGACATGCCACCCAGCGAGTTCTTATACAGAAAAACGACCAAACTGAAGATATCTTCATCTCAGTCACAGAGCGATCTCTTGTATCGCACATACCCAGAACAATATAAGACCTTTCTGCTTGACTGTTCAAAATATAATCATTTGATCCTTGGGGACTGAATGGGTGACCAGTCTGAACAGGATGTGTTTAAGgtccaagaagaaaaaaaaaaaaagaacaagactAGTCTAAAAAGCTTACACCAACATCAGCAAGAAAAAGATGTTTGCTTATGTGTGCCcttcatgttatttttgtcaACCAAATAAGTTCCACAGCTAAACAGGTGGTAGTGcttaatgaatacattttattcattttcaaatccaaaaatattagACATGGATCTGATACATTActtctctctttattttaactttatcggaggaaagaaacacttttattaGAATATAAGGTACCTAGCTCCTAGACCTACAACTAACCAAAATGTGGTCAGCATCACGTGTAAAACTTGCATTTCAGTTCACTTTAGATTTGCCTAATTCAAgacaaaacacagcaacaacaaaaaaaaaaagaaaaagaagaagaaatactGGCACAGCATGGGCTCACCGTCTAATCTTCCTGCTGTTTGATTTCATTCGCCACAGAGTATAAGTGGGTCAATGCACCACAGAGAACTGCACCCGGTGTTTGGAGGCTTCTGGTATCCAGGCTCACATTTTACTGTGGCAAGTTTAGACTACTGCTAGCTCATTAGCTCCTCAGCGTTTCACTGTTTGTGCTTTGGAGGCTCAACAGATGTGTCATTCAGGTCACAAATAGTGCGGATCCAATcaatgtatatatacatatattgatataaaataaataattttcgttttttaaatttaactgaacttttctttttttaaagtgaataaagAATGGATAAGTAGGGTATTAAAACTGTCTATGAAGAGTAACTGAATGTTAaaggaatacaaaaaaaatgtctcctaAAGCAGAGGGGTACAATGTTGCAAGACACTCACTGTGTAAATTTTGCTGTGGTTAGGTTAAGTGCATCTAGGTGCATTTGGGCCAAACGTAGGCCAGGGAACGTTAGAAATGctccaatcagagagcagagcaGGGCCAGGATCAGCTTGAAGGTGAGCTTAGATATGGGGCCCCTGTGAAAGAGAAATGacacaaatgcaaatgaaagGAAGTCCCAATTCAAAGAGGTCATCTTCCAAATGACCCTAATTTCAACAAACAGCAACATAGCTATGAAGAGAGAACTTGATTAGAGAGCAGCTGTACACAAGCACAGGTGCCGAGTACAGCCTTATCCATGAGTTAAATACCTGGCAACAATACGAAACTCCAGATTCTGAATATAATGTGAAAGTAGTAAGAAACGTATGTGGAACCAGTTCAAAACCATGTGCACACGGCTTGTTTAAAATTCATTTCAAGTCCGACATAGAACCAGATGAGAAATGCTGAATCAGGTTGCTTGGTCCACAATATTACAGGTGTGCAGAAAGATACATgtataagcatttttaaatgcttaGGGATGGGGATGCTGACGTTGAACCAAACCCTGAACATCTGCCGAATACAAACGTCCTGAACAGAAGACAGATATTtactgtctgaaaaaaaaaaaaaaaaaaaaactattataatgCAGCTGCATAATTTCAAGATTAGCTTTTTTGGAAAATTTGTGGTTAAAAAATATCTACGGTATACGTTTCAGAACTACGGCTAGAGTCCAAAGACATCACAgtaaaaagaatataaaaaaaaatcaagtagcCAAGTCATAGcttttcagcacatttttttatacCGTTTTATGAACATAAAAGCTTCCGTACAAACATCAGCTCACTACGCATTAATGATATTGGAACCAATGTGCACATCATCCTGTGTACTTTCAAAAAGAGTCAGAGGAGCTAAGTATAAACATAGTTCTGTTGAATTATTGCCAAGACACCATGGCATATTTCAAGAGATTGAGTAGAGCCCATGCTTCAATGGACCATCAGAATGGATTTAGGAGTTAAAGTGAGAGCTATGTAATTTTAGGGGAGCAGACAGACAGTAgtaaggtttttgtttttactatgaTGTGGCATAAATACAGCAAATTCTACTACAATATTAtacttgtttttcattaaaacaccCTTTGATCACAACTATGGGCACaataagcataaaaaatatttaatgtactTACTGTGACTCTAAGCCCTGATGCTCCAGAAACTGTTGAGCACTGTCAGAAAAGTTTGCAAAACCTAAGAGTGAAGAAACAGTGACTTACCACAAGtgataaaaagttgaaaaagtgATTTGTGAGAGCGACGGTGGTGCACTGACCTGTCTCCAGACCAAATTCCAGGTAGTTTTCAGTAACAATGAGAATGATCATagctttgacaaaaaaaaagaaagcaaatgtAATGCAGAGGGATCGCTCGCCTCCTTCCTCCAGCTTGAAGTAGTGGGCCGTGAGGGAAAAAAGGATTTTACTATGGAGAAAAAGTCAAggaaatgaactgaaatgatACTTAAGCACCTAAATAACTGTAATTTTTTAACTTACCagtccagtttaaaaaaaaattcacaattatATGCCTTATAGAGCCTTGCAAATATATTCACACACCTTAAACATTCTGTCACAAAACTACAAGCTTCAATATGTTACTTTGGAATTGTACATCATAGACCAAAGCAAAAACGAAGAAACTGGGGTGtgcatttgtatatttttctgtgtgaaatttGGCCAAGGAGGAGAGCTTCTGTAAACACCAATGGCTGTAGATAGGTACCAACACCCCCAGCGGCCCCACTAAATCAGTCAACTGGGTTGTGAAAAAGGGGCCCTTCATTCTGCAGCACAGGCATAAAGTGCCACCAACTGACTGAGTCTGGTCAACAAAACGGGAACGACTGATCTGTTTGGTCAGTGGcaagaataaaatgtgttattttacaaTCATTCAACATAACAGAAAAGCAGGAGAAAGGTAAAGTCAATGATGTGACATAttacttttattgtatttgtggTGTTTACTGTAGGAATAAACACCGTGGGTTTTAGCAGGACATCTGTTGGCACTCGTTCACATGAATTTCCAATTAAAAATGAGAAGCAGAACTGAGAGAATGATGCAAGGATACATGACAAAGGCGAGTACAAGTAGGCACCAGACCACACTGATGTTCATCTCTCCTGAGGGCTGGGCTACGCTGTAGTAAAGCTCTGTGATCAGATACACTGCAGTAGCTGCTACAGTGAAATCCACCAGCCACTGGAACTCAGGGAAGTAGTACAATGCTGAGGGGgaaaagaagacatttaaaagttttgattatTAATAGAATAAGTAGaaactttaaagacatttttagaaaGAAGTCAGCTTGATTATCTCTCGGACTTAGAAATGTTTGGAAAAGTACCTAATGTGTCGACTTCTGTGATGCATTTTGTCTCCAGCTGCAGGTCTATGTCCTTTGGAACGGTTAGCGGTTTATTGTCTATGTGACCATTGTACTTCCTAGAGGGAAATAAGGGAGCAAAACACCAAAGTTCAGAGAAAAAGATGC is part of the Poecilia reticulata strain Guanapo linkage group LG9, Guppy_female_1.0+MT, whole genome shotgun sequence genome and encodes:
- the tmem161b gene encoding transmembrane protein 161B, coding for MALFGVQLVVTMVMASVIQKILPHYSFARWLLCSGSLRWYQHPTEDELRNLAGKQKGQKRKDRKYNGHIDNKPLTVPKDIDLQLETKCITEVDTLALYYFPEFQWLVDFTVAATAVYLITELYYSVAQPSGEMNISVVWCLLVLAFVIKILFSLTAHYFKLEEGGERSLCITFAFFFFVKAMIILIVTENYLEFGLETGFANFSDSAQQFLEHQGLESQGPISKLTFKLILALLCSLIGAFLTFPGLRLAQMHLDALNLTTAKFTQTLLYINFLSPLIMVLLWVKPITKDYLLNPTLGKESVPLMSEQTYDSLRLWVIILMCVLRLAMMRHHLQAYLNLAQKGVDQMKKEAGRISTVDLQKMIARVFYYLCVIALQYVAPLVMLLHTTLLLKTLGGHSWWVYPEEDLPCLHEINSDSVIGTEQIAPLKPDTVVETGARASVAQLSMALGGLRTVFSPLLFRGLFSFFTWWIAACLFSTSLFGLFYHQYLMAA